Proteins found in one Acidobacteriota bacterium genomic segment:
- a CDS encoding GDYXXLXY domain-containing protein, producing MVADKVKAAMAAGVFCIGVLAAMLVGHAWPLWTGETVYLRVVPVDPRDLFRGDYVTLRYPINSLQAGRVAAAPTSTIVAFEGHWQAGRPYVAGQTVYVVLEPRRQGGGAGVEHVAVRVSTRKPARGLFLRGRASWSSRNGEPPEFLSVEYGIDAFFVEQGRGKEIEERIRSGTPVFAEVAVSSAGRARLRTLIVDGRRYRQDED from the coding sequence ATGGTGGCAGACAAGGTGAAAGCGGCAATGGCCGCGGGCGTGTTCTGCATCGGCGTGCTCGCGGCGATGCTGGTCGGGCACGCCTGGCCGCTCTGGACCGGCGAAACGGTGTACCTCCGCGTGGTGCCGGTCGATCCGCGAGACCTGTTTCGCGGCGATTACGTGACCCTTCGATATCCGATCAATTCACTGCAGGCCGGGCGCGTTGCCGCCGCGCCGACATCCACCATCGTCGCGTTCGAAGGCCACTGGCAGGCGGGTCGTCCCTATGTTGCGGGTCAGACCGTCTATGTCGTCCTCGAACCGCGGCGGCAGGGCGGGGGAGCCGGCGTGGAGCACGTGGCCGTGCGCGTGAGCACTCGAAAGCCCGCCCGGGGATTGTTCCTGCGCGGCCGCGCGAGCTGGTCCTCCCGGAACGGTGAGCCGCCCGAGTTCCTGTCGGTCGAATACGGCATCGACGCGTTTTTCGTCGAGCAGGGGCGCGGCAAGGAGATCGAGGAACGGATACGCTCGGGAACGCCGGTATTCGCGGAAGTGGCGGTCTCGTCCGCCGGACGGGCGCGCCTGCGCACGCTCATCGTCGACGGACGACGGTATCGGCAGGACGAAGACTGA
- a CDS encoding FAD-dependent thymidylate synthase: MFTPDERRALEPYFTNLDGPVFALVNLPETVKGALFARYSRSPKSLRRLFLDEFLEGDALKAAAPGSVGSARADQLYAKVFNDYGDDSVAQLGGVHLACEDVSNILTKVLEWGRLMAYLEQSTRYIPYTQKRDGHWRYHVPAEIEQRPALRQMFVSTLDGAFERYARWIDPMQEHFRARYPKAQADSDAVYRAAIRAKALDTLRGMLPAATRSNVGIYATGQAYEALLLRMRAHPLEEVRVHAGLMLAELRKVIPAFLTRVDQPDRGGRWSEFLACAREAAAGAARDALADAVAEERAEVTLSEFDPDGETKVVASALYAASHLPDDQLLAIARDMPAENRAEILRAYIGHRANRRHKPGRAFERTRYRFDVLADYGAFRDLQRHRMLTLEWQPLSTRHGYVEPDAIRTAGALEDWQWVMDQSASLYDAIVAEGLQPVAAYAVAMAYRVRFYMDMNAREAMHVIELRTAPQGHPSYRRICQAMHRLIADQAGHHAIAAAMKFADHSAVELERLNAERELERKRRGPS, encoded by the coding sequence TTGTTTACGCCCGACGAACGCCGCGCGCTCGAACCGTACTTCACGAATCTCGACGGCCCCGTCTTCGCGCTGGTCAACCTGCCGGAAACCGTGAAGGGGGCGCTGTTCGCGCGCTACTCGCGGTCGCCGAAGTCGCTCCGGCGGCTTTTCCTGGACGAGTTCCTGGAAGGGGACGCGCTGAAGGCCGCGGCCCCTGGATCGGTCGGATCGGCGCGCGCCGACCAGCTGTACGCGAAAGTCTTCAATGACTACGGCGACGATTCCGTCGCGCAGCTTGGCGGCGTGCACCTCGCCTGCGAGGACGTCTCCAACATCCTGACGAAGGTGCTCGAGTGGGGGCGCCTGATGGCGTATCTCGAGCAGTCCACCCGGTATATCCCCTACACGCAGAAGCGCGACGGACACTGGCGCTACCACGTCCCTGCTGAAATCGAACAGCGTCCCGCGTTGCGCCAGATGTTTGTGTCGACGCTCGACGGCGCGTTCGAACGATACGCGCGGTGGATCGACCCCATGCAGGAGCACTTCCGGGCGCGCTACCCGAAGGCGCAGGCAGACTCGGACGCCGTCTATCGCGCCGCGATCCGCGCCAAGGCGCTGGACACGCTGCGCGGAATGCTGCCCGCCGCCACCCGGTCGAACGTCGGCATCTATGCGACGGGCCAGGCCTACGAGGCGCTGCTGCTCCGGATGCGCGCGCATCCTCTGGAAGAGGTGCGCGTCCATGCCGGCCTCATGCTCGCCGAACTTCGCAAGGTGATCCCGGCGTTTCTCACCCGCGTGGACCAGCCGGATCGCGGCGGGCGCTGGAGCGAATTCCTGGCGTGCGCGCGCGAGGCGGCCGCGGGGGCGGCACGCGACGCGCTGGCCGATGCGGTGGCCGAAGAGCGCGCGGAGGTCACCCTCTCGGAGTTCGACCCCGACGGCGAGACGAAGGTCGTCGCCTCGGCGCTGTACGCCGCGTCGCATCTGCCGGACGATCAGCTCCTGGCGATCGCGCGCGACATGCCGGCAGAGAATCGCGCCGAGATCCTGCGCGCGTACATCGGCCACCGCGCGAACCGCCGCCATAAGCCGGGGCGCGCGTTCGAGCGGACGCGGTACCGCTTCGACGTGCTCGCCGACTACGGCGCCTTCCGCGACCTGCAGCGCCACCGCATGCTCACGCTGGAATGGCAGCCCCTCAGCACGCGCCACGGGTACGTCGAGCCCGACGCGATCCGCACCGCTGGCGCGCTCGAGGACTGGCAGTGGGTGATGGACCAGTCGGCATCGCTGTATGACGCGATCGTGGCCGAGGGGCTCCAGCCCGTCGCCGCCTACGCCGTCGCCATGGCGTACCGCGTGCGCTTCTACATGGACATGAACGCGCGCGAAGCGATGCACGTCATCGAGCTGCGCACGGCGCCGCAGGGACACCCTTCGTACCGCCGCATCTGCCAGGCGATGCATCGCCTGATCGCGGACCAGGCCGGCCACCACGCGATTGCCGCCGCCATGAAGTTCGCCGACCATTCCGCGGTCGAACTCGAGAGGTTGAACGCAGAGAGAGAGCTGGAACGGAAGCGCCGCGGCCCGTCGTGA
- a CDS encoding DUF2157 domain-containing protein → MAGPEGTRQPLSGRRLEWLRGELAAWRATGLINGEQAQRIADRYEPTWFARHATQFALWALAILMGAVGVLLVIGYNWDDMPRAVKAALIIAAVVASFGGSALAYSRRHPLAGELLGFMGVLLYGNAIWLLAQVFHMSGHYPDAAMWWMLGALLTAHLLDSPLTLALSLVLLAMWVGMEGISFSGDTGVVFPLFAAGALRLTYRFAVPTLLAVWGAVVLFWFFVQSLIASHAWPLAAVGLVYVAGGAAFATGLLHGERSRLRPTWLRMGAIYMAVGILPLMIKEVLGIPPSDGGPRRPLLVLGALLLAYAWLAAARRRVVREALPVLLAAAIVPAVLAVVAVRSPDGLPASQRLVFAIAFSALAIAMSVVLLRAGIRIDDLRLFAVGVGMALSFLVVRWIDLVGNMLWSALLLFATAAGLIALARMWRHRQPVSPGGGA, encoded by the coding sequence ATGGCAGGACCAGAAGGGACGCGACAACCACTTTCGGGGCGGCGATTGGAGTGGCTGCGGGGCGAGCTCGCGGCCTGGCGTGCCACCGGGCTGATCAACGGCGAACAGGCGCAACGGATCGCCGATCGGTACGAGCCGACCTGGTTCGCCCGCCACGCCACGCAGTTCGCGCTGTGGGCGCTGGCGATCCTGATGGGCGCTGTCGGCGTGCTGCTCGTCATCGGATACAACTGGGACGACATGCCGCGCGCCGTGAAGGCGGCGCTGATCATCGCGGCGGTCGTCGCCTCGTTCGGAGGCTCCGCGCTCGCGTACTCGCGCCGGCACCCCCTGGCCGGCGAGCTGCTCGGGTTCATGGGCGTGCTGCTGTACGGCAACGCAATCTGGCTCCTCGCGCAGGTGTTCCACATGAGCGGCCATTACCCCGATGCCGCGATGTGGTGGATGCTCGGCGCGCTCCTCACCGCCCATCTGCTGGACAGCCCGCTGACACTGGCGCTCAGCCTCGTGCTCCTCGCCATGTGGGTAGGCATGGAGGGCATCTCCTTCAGCGGCGACACGGGGGTGGTGTTCCCGCTTTTTGCCGCCGGGGCGCTGCGACTCACATACCGCTTCGCGGTGCCGACGCTGCTGGCGGTGTGGGGCGCCGTGGTCCTGTTCTGGTTCTTCGTGCAAAGCCTGATCGCGTCCCACGCGTGGCCGCTTGCGGCGGTCGGCCTGGTGTACGTCGCCGGCGGTGCGGCGTTCGCGACCGGGCTGCTGCACGGCGAGCGCTCACGGCTCCGGCCGACGTGGCTCCGCATGGGAGCCATCTACATGGCGGTCGGAATTCTGCCGCTGATGATCAAGGAGGTGCTGGGTATCCCGCCCTCCGACGGCGGCCCGCGCCGGCCACTGCTGGTCCTCGGCGCTCTGCTCCTCGCTTACGCGTGGCTGGCCGCAGCACGACGGCGAGTCGTGCGTGAGGCGCTGCCCGTGCTGCTTGCGGCCGCGATCGTTCCGGCGGTGCTCGCCGTGGTGGCCGTCCGCTCGCCGGATGGCCTGCCGGCATCCCAGCGGCTCGTATTCGCGATTGCGTTCAGCGCGCTGGCGATCGCGATGTCAGTCGTCCTGCTGCGGGCCGGCATCCGGATCGACGATCTGCGGCTGTTCGCGGTGGGCGTCGGCATGGCGCTGTCGTTCCTCGTGGTCCGCTGGATCGACCTCGTCGGGAACATGCTGTGGTCGGCGCTCTTGCTGTTCGCCACGGCGGCTGGACTGATCGCGCTCGCGCGCATGTGGCGTCATCGCCAGCCGGTTTCTCCAGGCGGGGGTGCGTGA